A single genomic interval of Zobellia nedashkovskayae harbors:
- a CDS encoding dihydrolipoyl dehydrogenase family protein, producing MKEQKYDVFVIGSGVAGQAVAEACVESGLKVAIADKREYGGTCSNRGCDPKKILLGATELIEASKNLEGKGIQNVPKLNWKKLMKFKESFTRTIPKSTEKKLEDLGIDMYHQSPKFINENTLSVEGKTIQADKIVIATGYEPRELNFKGSKHLKTSDDFLSQKKLPEKITFIGGGYVGMEFAHIASRAGAQVTIIDSGKRILKAFDTDLAKELTTYSKDLGIEFIFNAQITGLKKGTKNLKVSFEKKGKIETLKTKAVFNTAGRVPAILKLQLEKGNVTFNENGIETNDYLQSTSNANVYACGDVSDKGLPLTPLSGKEGNVVATNIIEGNKKKLEIPVTPSVVFTLPNLASVGYSEEEAKSRYKSVVVNYESASNWFNAKRINAPVYAYKLLLNERTKTIVGAHLVGPDAGETINLFALAINQGMTVKQIKQTIFTYPSWANDIKSMV from the coding sequence ATGAAAGAGCAAAAATATGATGTATTTGTTATAGGAAGTGGGGTTGCTGGGCAAGCCGTAGCAGAAGCCTGTGTAGAGTCTGGACTTAAAGTTGCTATTGCTGATAAGCGAGAATATGGCGGTACCTGCTCTAATAGGGGGTGTGATCCTAAGAAAATATTGTTGGGTGCAACAGAACTTATAGAGGCAAGTAAAAATCTTGAAGGCAAGGGAATTCAGAATGTTCCTAAACTCAATTGGAAGAAGTTGATGAAATTTAAAGAAAGTTTTACTCGAACTATTCCGAAGTCTACGGAGAAAAAATTAGAGGACTTAGGAATTGACATGTATCATCAATCTCCAAAATTCATAAACGAGAATACCCTTTCCGTAGAAGGGAAGACCATTCAGGCAGATAAAATTGTAATCGCCACAGGATATGAGCCACGCGAATTGAATTTTAAAGGAAGCAAGCATTTAAAAACTAGCGATGATTTTTTAAGTCAGAAAAAGCTGCCCGAAAAAATCACTTTTATTGGAGGTGGTTACGTGGGAATGGAATTTGCACATATTGCTTCTAGAGCAGGAGCTCAAGTAACTATAATAGATTCCGGCAAGAGAATTCTAAAGGCTTTTGATACTGATTTAGCCAAGGAACTGACTACGTATTCGAAAGACTTAGGGATCGAATTTATTTTTAACGCACAAATTACGGGATTAAAGAAAGGGACTAAAAACCTGAAAGTATCCTTTGAGAAAAAAGGGAAGATAGAGACCTTAAAAACAAAAGCTGTTTTTAATACGGCAGGGCGGGTTCCCGCAATTTTAAAATTACAGCTAGAAAAAGGAAATGTAACTTTTAATGAGAATGGAATTGAGACAAATGATTATTTGCAAAGCACGAGTAATGCAAATGTCTATGCCTGTGGTGATGTCTCCGACAAAGGGTTACCGTTAACACCGCTCTCCGGTAAAGAGGGAAATGTAGTGGCTACCAATATTATAGAAGGAAACAAGAAAAAGCTAGAGATTCCAGTTACTCCATCAGTGGTATTTACACTGCCAAACTTAGCGTCAGTAGGGTATTCGGAGGAGGAAGCTAAAAGCAGGTACAAGAGTGTAGTAGTTAATTATGAATCGGCTTCCAATTGGTTTAATGCCAAACGAATTAATGCACCTGTATATGCTTATAAACTTTTACTTAACGAACGTACAAAGACAATTGTAGGAGCGCATTTGGTAGGTCCTGACGCCGGCGAGACGATTAATTTGTTTGCTCTGGCTATAAATCAAGGAATGACCGTTAAACAAATAAAGCAGACCATTTTCACCTATCCATCATGGGCTAACGATATTAAATCTATGGTGTAA
- a CDS encoding tryptophan-rich sensory protein, translated as MKKRLALLNLFSVLFVIGVNYISQMYRLNDTTIGEISRKYDNLFTPAPYAFSIWGIIFLGLLGYAIFQVKRAFFGKKESNFISQTGYWFFIANILNAAWVLAFVFDYTGISVLIMLGILFSLIKIILNTNMERWDAPIEVIGLVWWPICLYSGWIAVATIANVSAYLTKLGWEGAPLSEVTWTIIMVIVATIINLSITWQRNMREFALVAAWAFVAIFIRHKDSYELVAYSALVAAIILFVSSMTHAIRNKETGPAQKLKERLQNH; from the coding sequence ATGAAAAAGAGACTAGCTTTACTCAACTTGTTTTCTGTACTGTTCGTTATTGGTGTCAATTACATCTCGCAAATGTACCGGCTAAACGACACTACCATAGGTGAAATAAGCCGTAAATATGACAACCTTTTTACTCCAGCTCCGTATGCTTTTTCTATTTGGGGCATCATTTTCTTAGGTCTTCTAGGATATGCTATCTTTCAAGTAAAAAGAGCCTTCTTCGGTAAAAAAGAAAGCAACTTTATTTCTCAAACCGGATATTGGTTTTTTATCGCCAACATTCTAAATGCCGCTTGGGTTTTGGCATTTGTATTTGATTACACTGGAATATCAGTATTGATTATGCTGGGTATTCTTTTTTCGCTTATAAAAATAATTTTGAACACCAACATGGAAAGATGGGATGCTCCCATTGAGGTTATTGGCCTAGTATGGTGGCCTATTTGTTTATATAGCGGCTGGATTGCAGTGGCAACCATTGCTAATGTTTCGGCATATCTTACCAAATTAGGTTGGGAAGGCGCACCACTCTCTGAAGTAACGTGGACCATTATTATGGTAATTGTTGCCACGATTATTAACCTGAGCATTACCTGGCAACGTAATATGCGTGAGTTTGCACTTGTTGCCGCGTGGGCCTTTGTTGCTATATTTATAAGACACAAAGACAGTTATGAATTAGTTGCATATTCTGCTCTTGTTGCTGCTATAATCCTATTCGTTTCTTCAATGACACATGCTATTAGAAACAAAGAAACCGGTCCCGCTCAAAAGCTGAAAGAGCGATTACAAAATCATTAA
- the pdeM gene encoding ligase-associated DNA damage response endonuclease PdeM — protein sequence MVQPLKIRHQHFIMHPSGVLFWKEKSMLLISDVHLGKISHFRKFGAAVPQAAVLKNFDTMDEAIHFFQPEIIVFMGDLFHSSLNKEWVLFEKWLSTVISEIILVAGNHDIISPLKYENLGIRVVSEIQLDGFLLTHHPVEREGFFNFSGHIHPAVRLQGMGRQSVRLSCFFKSEHQMILPAFGTFTGTHVLKPQADNEVYALTEDEVFQVQFTESRRKKRF from the coding sequence ATGGTGCAACCTTTAAAAATACGTCATCAACATTTTATTATGCATCCGTCCGGAGTTCTTTTTTGGAAGGAAAAATCAATGCTACTGATTAGTGACGTGCACCTAGGAAAGATATCTCACTTTCGCAAATTTGGAGCAGCGGTACCTCAAGCCGCAGTACTAAAGAATTTTGACACTATGGATGAGGCTATTCATTTCTTTCAGCCAGAAATAATAGTTTTTATGGGAGACCTATTTCATTCTTCACTGAACAAAGAATGGGTATTATTTGAAAAATGGTTAAGCACTGTTATTTCGGAAATTATCTTGGTTGCCGGTAACCACGATATCATTTCACCACTGAAATATGAAAATTTAGGAATACGGGTTGTTTCTGAAATACAGCTAGACGGTTTTTTGTTGACGCATCACCCTGTAGAACGTGAAGGTTTTTTCAATTTTTCCGGTCATATTCACCCCGCGGTTCGTTTGCAAGGTATGGGACGCCAATCTGTGCGATTATCTTGTTTTTTTAAATCAGAGCATCAGATGATATTGCCTGCTTTTGGAACCTTTACGGGAACTCATGTTTTGAAACCACAAGCAGATAATGAAGTTTACGCTCTGACCGAAGATGAAGTTTTTCAAGTACAATTTACAGAATCCCGCCGGAAAAAGCGTTTTTAA
- a CDS encoding lipocalin-like domain-containing protein → MKKVFILFSALTLGFFTSCSDDDSEDSPENSLMGSWQLTAEFDNDVAYELDNCDLEETLVFKSDGIYDFIDYDPVEGNENECAIDEDGLESGEWSLPSSGKILIVTDSDETVLEYSISGNELTITSIDEYEGETDVYKYVYTKK, encoded by the coding sequence ATGAAAAAAGTATTTATTTTATTTAGTGCGCTAACCCTTGGTTTCTTTACATCTTGTAGTGATGATGATAGTGAAGATAGTCCAGAAAATTCTTTAATGGGCTCTTGGCAACTTACGGCTGAGTTTGATAATGATGTGGCTTATGAGCTTGATAATTGTGATTTAGAAGAAACACTTGTTTTTAAATCTGATGGAATCTATGATTTTATAGATTACGATCCAGTTGAAGGAAATGAAAACGAATGTGCCATAGATGAAGATGGTTTAGAGTCAGGCGAATGGTCACTACCTTCTTCTGGTAAAATATTGATTGTTACCGATAGTGATGAGACTGTACTTGAATATTCAATTTCAGGAAATGAACTTACTATTACATCTATAGACGAATATGAAGGAGAAACGGATGTTTACAAATATGTTTACACTAAGAAATAG